In one window of Hevea brasiliensis isolate MT/VB/25A 57/8 chromosome 10, ASM3005281v1, whole genome shotgun sequence DNA:
- the LOC110634507 gene encoding YTH domain-containing protein ECT3: MSKDQPSLAVDENVVDPSRAAIAIGSLGVDDSPIACPSQTQSVYHGGNGNMVGTWGTCLPDVNAEGLENSSYGIYDDSSSLPFHGHGYTPQMPQRPFASFTTPPPSVNCLGPLYNVQELPNSDAPFYEQFMTPNVPNIASQTALSSAKWPVSTNPQGDGNIFGPQPSYLPAMGSFGRGSNFSGDSGGFKLLQQRYDGFESSGLWSDWSKPRNGKGSVVHLSSSTTGPKPIGSLGFSANHFGMASQQKESFYGFGSHLGPGYKSYPQGQTNRNSGYDVSSSMFGMNGQNWPTLHEARQGGRCNDFSCSCNVAVDTLGERNRGPRAFKPRSQTGANESVIDNHRNAVSDVYNESYNRLDFVTDYKDARFFVIKSYSEDNVHKSIKYGVWASTPNGNKKLDAAYHEAKEKHGTSPLFLLFSVNASAQFCGVAEMVGPVDFDKSVDYWQQDKWSGQFPVKWHIIKDVPNSQFRHIVLENNDNKPVTNSRDTQEVELEHGVEMLKIFKNYESHSSILDDFHFYEERQKAMQARKSKQHQRVSLVPTSVIGDGEQNPVSVSNDFTKKMSKSFAEAVSLNETETKLSISHLPQGAMGAQHEKRS; encoded by the exons ATGTCCAAGGATCAG CCTTCTCTGGCCGTAGATGAAAATGTGGTTGATCCTTCAAGGGCTGCTATTGCTATTGGGTCTTTAGGGGTTGATGATTCACCCATCGCTTGTCCTTCTCAGACACAGTCAGTCTACCATGGAG GTAATGGAAATATGGTTGGCACATGGGGTACATGCCTTCCAGATGTTAATGCTGAAGGCTTGGAAAATAGTTCTTAT GGCATCTACGATGATTCTTCATCACTTCCATTTCATGGCCATGGGTACACTCCTCAAATGCCACAGAGGCCATTTGCCTCATTCACAACACCTCCCCCTTCTGTAAATTGTCTTGGCCCTCTATACAATGTCCAAGAGTTACCAAACTCAGATGCACCTTTCTACGAACAATTCATGACACCAAATGTTCCTAACATTGCTTCACAAACCGCACTTTCTTCTGCTAAGTGGCCAGTTAGCACTAATCCTCAAGGAGATGGCAACATATTTGGGCCTCAACCAAGTTATCTGCCTGCAATGGGATCTTTCGGTAGAGGAAGCAATTTTTCAGGAGATTCTGGAGGATTTAAactcttgcagcagagatatgaTGGGTTTGAAAGCAGTGGGTTGTGGTCAGATTGGTCAAAACCTAGGAATGGGAAGGGTTCTGTGGTGCATTTGTCATCATCAACAACTGGTCCAAAaccaattggttcactaggtttttctGCAAATCATTTTGGAATG GCTTCTCAACAAAAGGAATCATTTTATGGATTTGGATCTCATTTAGGCCCCGGCTATAAAAGCTATCCTCAAGGTCAAACTAATCGAAACTCTGGCTATGATGTTTCCTCTTCCATGTTTGGAATGAATGGTCAGAACTGGCCCACACTTCATGAAGCAAGACAGGGGGGAAGGTGCAATGACTTTTCATGCAGTTGTAATGTTGCAGTTGATACATTAGGTGAGCGAAATAGAGGACCTAGGGCATTCAAACCAAGAAGTCAGACAGGAGCAAATGAGTCTGTGATTGATAATCACAGGAATGCAGTTTCTGATGTTTATAATGAGTCTTACAACCGCCTTGATTTTGTCACTGACTACAAGGATGCGAGGTTCTTTGTTATCAAATCTTACAGTGAAGATAATGTTCATAAGAGCATAAAGTATGGTGTTTGGGCAAGTACCCCAAATGGCAACAAGAAATTAGATGCTGCATATCATGAGGCAAAGGAGAAACATGGGACATCTCCACTCTTTCTGTTGTTTTCG GTGAACGCTAGTGCTCAGTTCTGTGGAGTAGCCGAGATGGTTGGGCCTGTGGACTTTGACAAGAGTGTAGATTACTGGCAGCAGGATAAGTGGTCTGGACAGTTTCCTGTCAAGTGGCACATTATTAAAGATGTTCCTAACAGTCAGTTTCGTCATATTGTGCTTGAAAATAATGACAACAAGCCAGTCACTAACAGCAGAGACACTCAAGAG GTAGAACTGGAACATGGTGTTGAAATGTTAAAAATATTTAAGAACTATGAAAGTCATTCATCCATCCTAGATGATTTTCATTTTTATGAAGAGCGGCAGAAAGCGATGCAGGCAAGGAAGTCAAAACAGCATCAGCGAGTAAGCCTGGTGCCTACTTCAGTGATTGGAGATGGTGAACAAAATCCTGTTTCAGTTTCTAATGATTTCACAAAGAAAATGTCTAAGAGCTTTGCTGAAGCTGTATCTCTTAATGAGACCGAAACAAAGTTGTCTATTTCACATCTGCCTCAGGGGGCCATGGGAGCTCAACATGAAAAACGAAGCTGA
- the LOC110634506 gene encoding non-specific lipid transfer protein GPI-anchored 1: MGGHSIVLFSVLLIIFSSFSVFRGVDGDGVSAECNKDIQKVMPCLDYATGKGNTPSKECCSAVTDLKENDPKCLCYIIQQTNNGSAQIKNLGIQKDRLLQLPSACQLQNASVSFCPKLLGLSPSSPDAAIFTNITTAPTTSTGSSTSDKSDSSIATTHRPLLFGPPAIAVAIFIYTFSSESTSMVYA; encoded by the exons ATGGGTGGCCACTCAATTGTTCTGTTCAGTGTTTTGTTGATAATTTTTTCGAGTTTTAGTGTGTTTAGAGGTGTAGATGGAGATGGGGTAAGTGCGGAGTGTAACAAAGATATTCAGAAGGTGATGCCATGCCTGGATTACGCAACAGGGAAAGGGAATACACCTTCAAAAGAATGTTGTAGTGCAGTGACGGATTTGAAGGAAAATGACCCAAAATGCTTGTGTTATATAATTCAACAGACTAATAATGGTAGTGCTCAGATCAAGAACTTGGGTATCCAAAAGGATAGGTTGCTTCAACTTCCTTCTGCTTGCCAGCTCCAAAATGCCAGTGTTAGCTTTTGCCCTA AGCTTCTTGGCCTCTCTCCTAGCTCCCCAGATGCTGCAATTTTCACAAATATTACAACTGCTCCCACTACTTCTACCGGATCATCAACATCGGACAAATCTGACTCCTCCATTGCAACCACGCACAGGCCTCTCCTCTTCGGTCCTCCGGCGATTGCTGTGGCCATTTTTATCTACACTTTCTCTTCTGAGTCTACTTCTATGGTTTACGCTTGA